The genomic stretch GATTCGATAGCTCCTCCATGAATTTTCGGCCGGCGGTCGAAGACAGTGCTCTAGTACCCTCGAAGCGTGCTGACTGGGAGACCCGCTATATCACCTTTGGTTCAGAGGCGACTGTTGCGGGCATCTTCAGCTTTGCAACGATGGCCCTAGCCTCTCTTGCATCTCTGGCTGAAACCAAGACGTGGAGATTGAGAATCTCAAACCGTCGTGAGCACTGAGAACAAGTCTTGCCCTTGTTTCTAGAATCGACAATCTGATAGGCCTGACAACGTGGGCATTTGATTATCCAGAACTTCTTTCTGTCAGTCACAGCGTTCTCTCCAATTCTATTGGGTCATAGCGAGCGAGCCAGTTCACAATTCCTGACTTGCCATTGCTTCCTCTCGACAAAGCGCGTCGTGTTTCCCTGTAAATCGCCTGGGCTGACTTTCCAGTGGTGTCAATCTCAAACACTTTCCGTATTCCCAAGAGTGATCGGGATTGTTGGAGGGACGCATCTAAAATCTCTGCCTCGGTGTTCTCCCAAGCTTTCCGCTTGGTCCATCCTCTCGCTCGCAGACGCTTGTAGAGAACAACCGGGTCTAGCCGAAGGACCAAGGCTATTTTCACTGAGTTCTTCGGAAGGAATCCGCCAACCATATGAGTTGGGACAACCATTCTCTCTGATGAACGCGACAGGGCTTCCAGTCGCTTTCGAAGCTTTCGTTCATCGATAACATAGGTCCTCCGAGTTCTGTCATGGCGGGTGTAGAGCCTTTCTTTCTTTACCAGATAGCTAGGTTCGACTAGTTTGAAACCTAGCCTCCGCGAGAGATTCTTGGCCAGTGCCGTCTTGCCGACCCCCGGGGTGCCGGTAATGAGAATAATGTTGGCCAAGTTTGTGATCTAGTGCTCCGGCCGGGACATTCAGACTCCTTTAGAGCCTTTTGAACCCGGGTCGCCGGATCGAGAGTCCGGCATACTTTCGGCCAAACTTGTAGACCGGGCTATACTACCGGAGCAAAGGCTTCCAGAAAATAAGTTTCAGTTAAGGATTGTCGTTTTCTCCAACCACTTTCCAGCACTGACTCGAGCAATTCTCGCCAATGATCAGGAGAGATTGCGACGCAACAGAAGAACCGCAATGAACAACACAATCACGAAAATAATCGTCGCGGCAAGTGCAATCCTTCTGCCTGTTTGTTAGCGGTTTTCCGGTCGGCGGAGGACGGGGAGGCGCGTAGATTGGAGGAATTGAGTTGAAAAATCCGAAGATTGATTCTCCCCTACCTCGGTGTCTCAGAAGCCGAACTGACAAGACAATATGAACGGAGTAGAACGTTTTCGAAGCGAGATAACAGAGTATTCAAGAGGGAACTCGATGCCCCATGAATTCATAGGGCCTAAGGTGCCCGTTCGGTTCTTCCTGATCGCCTGATTATTCCGGAGGCGGACCGCCCTTCGGCGGAGGAGGCGGTTTAGCCGCGGCGATTACATCATCGATTCTCAGTATCATCGAAGCTACCTCTACTGCCGATCCGATCGCGTGTTCTTTGACTTTTACCGGCTCCAGAACTCCTTCCTTCCACATATCGGAGACTTGGCCAGTGTGAACGTTGATTCCACTCCACAAGCCCTTATTTTCGTGAGCTGCTCGTAGAGCCACTAGGATGTCAATCTGTTCCAGGCCCGCGTTGTCGGACAGGGTTCGTGGAATCGATTCCAGCGAATCGGCGAAAGCCTCAACTGCGAGCTGTTCTCTGCCCCCTATTTTCGGGGCAAGATCGCGGATTCGCTTTGCCAGCTCAACCTCAACAGCCCCGCCACCTGCAACTATCTTGTTCTTCTTGACAACATCGATAACGACAGAGAGTGCATCTTTGAGGGCTCTCTCGGCCTCGTCAACTAATCTTTCGAGACCGGCTCTAATGAGGATGCTAACGGACTTCGGGTCCTTTGCGCCTTCTATGAAAACCATCTTGTCATCGCCAATTTTTCGCTCTTCGACGAGACCTGCGAGTCCTAAGTCCGCGCTGCGAATGTCTTCTAAGTTGGTGATAATCCGTGCGCCAGTAGCTCTTGACAGTTTTTCGATGTCAGATTTCTTGATTCGTCTCGCCGCCAAGATTCCGTTCTTAGCCATGAATGACTGAGCTACTTCGTCGATACCCTTCTGGCAGAGAACAACGTTTGCGCCAGATTTCTTGATCTTCTCAACCATGTCCTTCATCAGTTTCGTCTCTTCATCGAGGAAGGACTGCATTTGCTGCGGATTGCTAATCTTGATTTCAGCGCTAAACTCAGTCTTCTCAATCTCTAACGGAGTATCCAATAGTGCAATCTTTGCTTTTTCGATCCTCTTCGGCATTCCAGGGTGAACAACTTCCTTGTCCACTATGACTCCCTTGATCAGCTCGGTATCGAGGAGGCTCTTACCCTCCTTCTTTACTAGCTGAATGTTCTCGATATCGGCAGTGAACCCATCACCCCTCTTTTCGATGACGTGGTTAACTGCATCGACAGCAATATTCGCAAAGTGTTCAGTCGCGCCTCCCAGCGACTTGCCGCGCATAGCGGTTACGGCAATCTTACGAAGGGTCTCTGTGTCCTTCAGGTCTACTGTTTTTCCGATCTCGTTGAGAATCTCTCGGGCCTTGTCCCCAGCCTTCTTGAATCCCGCGTTAATGACGGTCGGGTGCAAGCCCTGGTCAAGCAGGAATTCCGCGCGCTTCAATAGTTCGCCTGCGAGAACAACGACGGATGTTGTTCCATCGCCTACTTCGTCGTCTTGGGTCTTGGCTATCTCTACAAGCATCTTCGCAGCGGGATGCTGAACATCTAACTCATCAAGAACGGTAGCCCCATCACTTGTTACCGTAACATCACCAAGGCTGTCGACAAGCATTTTGTCCATACCTCGGGGCCCAAGGGTCGTCTTGACAACCTCTGAGACGATCCTAGCAGCGCTAATGTTGCTTCTCTGTGCATCCTTTCCGCGATTACGTGCGGATCCTTCCTTCAAAATCAAAACTTGTTGGTTTGCGAGATATGACATCTACTCTTAGCACTCGGAAAGAGGGGCCGGCGGAGTTGCGAATAAAAACCTTATCTCAAGTGCGGGCGAGTTTGAGGCTATTCCTTCTGTATGCGCTTGACAGCGAGACGGATATCCTCTGATCTCACCGTTTTTCGCCCTGCGTGCGTTGCGAGTTCCAGAGCTTCCTTGCCGACCCGGATGGCAAACTCTTCAACCACCTTTCGCAGTTCCTCCGCTGCATCGTCCCCTATTCGCCCGGCCCCGCCCCGTTTTATGAGCCGATGCACTGCAGCGGTTGATATCTCGCTCTCTCCCAAGGATGGGACCGATTTTGGTTCCCAAACCAGACTATAAAAGAGTTAGTCGAACGTAACCGCGCTTTCGCGCCAATATTTAAAAGTCCAGCAGAAGGTCCGCGGACTTCTCGGATGTGCTAGCGTGGGAAAAGTTCGGATAGCCGCGGTCAAAAAAGTTTCGAGAGAACTCGTCGCCCGGTATCCGGACAAGTTCAGCAAGAATTATGAAGAGAACAAAGTCGCACTCTCAACCCTTGTTGATGCGAGAACTAAACGACTACGAAACAGGATAGTCGGTTACGTTACCCGGCTTAAGATAGTTGAAGCGAAACGCGCCGCAGCACCCGGTGAAATCGGACCCGAAGGAACAGACGACCAAGCATAGTACACGCTGGCCTAGCAGCGTTTTGGAAGCCCCTTCTTCCCTGAAAGGCTACTCGATTGCTGGCGCCAGAATACCCATTCTTATCGCGCTAATGAAGGCATCAAATCTCAAGCCGCATGAAGAAACGGTTCCCGAAGACCTCAAGAGACTTGTCAACGCCCTAGAAGAAAACCCGGTTCTGCGACACCCAATAATCGCAGACAGGAGAACGGGAATCGTTCTAGACGGGACGCACAGATTGGCCGCAATTAAGCAGTTAGAGTGCAACTTCATCCCCTCGGCCCTCGTAGACTACGGCGACCCTCAAATCGCGATTGAAAGATGGTTTAGATTGTTTTCAGGATCGAACGTTGCGAAGCTCGAGAACGACCTTAGGCGACTCAACCATAGGGAAGCGAGCCGAGAAGAATGTGAGGACGGACTTTCAAAGAGGCGATGGTATGCGACGGTCGAGAGACCCCTGTCTCGTTTGGCCTTCCCCATCCGTAGTCCAGATCCCTACGAGATGGTCCGAGACTCCCACAGCATCGAAATCACTGCTCGAGAGCACGACGTTGGCATCGCATATCAGGACAAGAAGAACACGGAAACCGGAGGTCCGGGGAGCCTTATTATGTCAACGATCAGGATCGAGAAAAAAGAGGTCGTCGAGACCGTCGAGAAAGGAAAGTTGTTCCCGCCGAAATCCACTCGCCACCTCGTTCCCTCAAGGCCCCTAGGGGGTGGAGTCCCTATCGATTGGCTACAGGTTTCGGATTTTTCCGAAGCGCAATCCCGATATCAGAAATATATCCGATCGAGGAAGGTCAAACGGTTACCCGAAGGGTCAAGGGTTGGGAGTAGACGCTACTTAGAGGAGGTTTTCCTGTTTGAATGAAACGCTGAACGTGCCCGCGGATGCCATTCCAGTGAAACTTATCGGAGTCCTCGGCTCGGCCGCAGGAAACAGGGAAATCAAGCTGCCGACCTCCAACACTCTAACCGTCCAAGAACTAATCTCGACGCTCTTGAAGGGCGTAGACAACAATTCTTTCAGAGAACTCTTGGTCGACGCAGGAACTGAGGACCCAAGACCGAACGTGATCATACTATTGAACGATCAGGATTGCAATGTATTCGAAGGACTGAAGACGCAGATCGAGCCTGGGACGAGGGTTACCATTATTCCCGTGGCGCACGGGGGCTAGACTTCAACTATCTCGCACTTTAGTCGCTTGATAACGTCGTCGGCCCTTTCCAATTTCACCTTGTGGGTGTAGAGCTGCCGCGGAGTCCTTAGCTTTAGCTTGACCAAATCCTTCGCTCGCTTTACTCGGCACTCTAGAGCGCCCTCTGATAGGCTGACAAATTTGTCTGTGCTTGTGATTTCCGATGGCATCTTTCGGACCTTGTTAGTCCGGAGCTTGCCTCTCTCTATAAACGGTTCGCCTCAATCGGCCCATCGAGAACCCTGGTGGTCCTGAGACCGGCCCCTTTTTCCCAAACATCCTTTCCTCAACGATCCCTTGGGGGTCGATTCCTCCCCCGTCGCACCCTTCACGAAAATCCCCAACCGAACAAATTCGAGAAAAAATCCATGAGCTCTAATATCACCTCAACCCAAACAAGCTACGTGTGATTCTTAGTTGATCCGGATAGGCATCATCGGAAAGACAAATACCGGGAAAACTACTTTCTTCAACGCGGCAACGTCCAGCACGGCGGAAGTCTCAACCTATCCGTTTACAACAAAGAAACCCAACACCGCTCTCGGTCAAGTTCAGACCCTCTGTGTCTGCAGAGAACTCGGCTTGAAAGATCGACCCCGCAACTCGAAGTGCGTAGATGGCTGGCGATTCATTCCTGTCGAGGTGCTCGACCTCCCTGGGTTGATCAAGGGAGCATGGAAGGGAAAAGGGCTCGGAACACAGTTCCTGAACGTAGTAGCACAAGCAGATGCACTTCTCCACGTGGTCGACGCCTCAGGGAGCATCGACTCAGATGGCAAGATCGCCCGCGCTGGAATGGGAAATCCAATACTGGACGTCTATGATATTGAAGAGGAGCTAGTTCTCTGGTTCAAAGTGTCTGTCGATAGATCAATGCAAAGGTTACGCAAACGACCTCTTAAGACCGGAGCCTACGACAAAGCCTTCGCCAAGGAACTCGCCGGAATAGGAGTCAAACTAGAACATGTAACAGCTGCTCTTGAGGCGGCAAACCTCTCCACAAGACATCCGAAGGACTGGAAGGAGGAAGATTCAAGAAAATTCTCTGAAAGGCTGCGAGCAGTCTCAAAACCAACTTTGATCATCGCCAACAAGATGGACCTCGCCTACTCCGAGAAGAACCTCGAGAAACTCCGCGAAGAATTCAGCTCTCAGCTCGTCATACCTGCTTCAAGCGAAGCAGAGCTCGCATTGAAACGAGCCCAAGAGAAGGGCTTGATAGAGTATGTTCCGGGTGAAGAGACCTTCATGGTCCTTGACGAATCGCGAATATCCAAGGACCAAGCTTGGGCCCTTGCATACGTGCAGCAAAAGGTCATGACCAAGCTAATGAGGACTGGAGTAGAGTTCGCCCTGAACTCCGCGGTCTTCAAACTACTGGGAATGAACGCTGTATACCCTGTCGAAGATCCGAAGACCTTCGCGGACAAGAAGGGAAACGTTCTACCCGACGTTTTCTTGGTTCCCCGCGAATATACGCCGAAAGATCTGGCCAACGAAATACATTCAGAGCTAGCTGAGAAGATGCTTTATGCGATTGACACCCGCGATGGTTTGAGATTGCCCAATGAATATCTTCTGCGAGATCGAGACGTGATCTCGATCGTCACGGCCGCCCACAAGAAGTAATTTTTCCCGAAAATATTCCTATGAGAATAGGCTAACAAACGTTAATAACAGAACTTCGCCGCGGACACATTCAAACTCTTGAGTTTGAGAAAATGGGCCTAGTTATCAGCGAACTAAAACAGACCCCCGTGGGTGAACAGGAGCTCGAAATTGTTGAGCGAAAAGGGCTCGGACATCCTGACCACATATGCGACGCCGTTATGAACGAAGTCTCCGTCTCTCTGAGTCGAGAATACATCAAACGATACGGCATAGTCATGCACCACAACATCGACAAGGCACTCCTCGCGGCGGGAGCAGTCAGTAGAAATTTTGGAGGCGGGGAAGTCAAACGACCTATGCTAATGGTCTTCGGAGATAGAGCCACATACGAGGTAGATGGTGATCCGATACCTATTGACGAGATAGCAGTTTCGACGGCGAAGAAGTGGTTCAAGAAAAACCTCCGATTCGTTGACCCTGATAGACACGTCCGATACCAAGTTGAGCTAGCACGAGGCTCAGAGGCACTTCGAGACATCTTCAGTAGAAAAGGAAAATTCTATGGCGCAAACGACACATCAGCCGCAGTAGGCTATGCGCCCCTTACTGACACCGAGAGAATTGTTCTTCACACAGAACGCTACATCAACTCTCCCAGCTTCAAGAAAGAATTCCCGGAAACAGGCGAAGACGTCAAGATAATGGGCTCAAGAGAAGGAAAAGATCTAAACCTTACAATTGCCATGGCTTTCGTTGACCGCCTAATTGAGAACGAGAATCAATACTTCCAGCGCAAGGCAGAGGTGGTCGAGGACGTGACGCGCTTTGTCAAGTCAAGGGTGAAATTTGACGGCGTGAATGTTGATATCAATACTCTGGACAAGAGGGGGCGGGGCATGGGAGGAATCTACCTCACAGTGCTCGGAACGTCAGCGGACGACGGTGATGGCGGTCAAGTAGGCCGAGGAAACCGAGTCAACGGCGTCATACCACTCAACCGTCCAACCTGCTCAGAGGCAGCTGCTGGCAAGAACCCTGTTAGCCATGTCGGAAAGATATACAACCTTCTAACCTACGAGATCGCCCAACACGTCCACCAAAAAGTCCCCGGCGTTAGGGAAGTTTACGTCTGGCTGCTGAGCCAAATAGGAAAGCCTATCAACGAACCGAAAGTCGCAGGGGTGGAACTCATCCTTGACAAAGGAGTAGAACTAAAGGGAGTCTCGAAGGCCGCTTCAGAGATCGCAAAATCCGACCTCAACAACATTAACGATTTTACCAAACGCCTGACCGAAGGAAAGATACCGGTCTGCTAGGCCAACAAATCCCATGAGTTCAACCTCACGGGCAGTTCTTGGCTGGATTTCCGCCGTAGCCGCGTTCTTTGTTGTTCTTACGTACGTTCTAGTAATGGGTTTAGCATTCGCACTAGTTACGGTAACCCAACTGGCGAGTGATCTAATGGCTTCTAGCGGAAGACCAGCCCTCGGATTTTTCTACATATACTCAAGGTACACCGTACTCCCCCTATCATTTCTAACCTATGCGTGCATCTTCATTTTCGCACTTTGTTTCGCCGCGGGGTTTAGATCGAGAGACGGCTTCCTCTCAGGTCTGAAAGGATTAACCAAAGTTGGACGAATTACTGGCTCGTCAAACTGGCTTGTTGCCATGCCGCTAATCTCCTCCGGGCTCATTATCATCGTCTTAATCGTGACGTTTGCTCTAAGCCAAGTCGGGGTCCCATCCGGATCACTGTGCGATCCCAACATCAACAGATGTCCGACACAGGCGCAACTCTTTGCTGGCCTAGCTTACGCCCCTATAGGCGAGGAGCTTGCCTACCGAATTATTACGCCGCTGAGTCTCGTAGTGCCCATCAGAATCTTGTGGAGGAGACTCGACACCGGGCAAGGCCCTTCCGCGACCAAGTTTCTCTCAATCGCCGGTCTATCCTTTCTCTCACCTGAACGCGCGAAACACAAGACGGGATATCCTACCTTTGCGGTTAGTGGTTGGCGCGGGGTCCACTGGCTAGAGTGGATCTTCATCTTTGTCTCGTCGGTATTGTTTGGCCTTGCCCATGTTGAATCCGGAGGTGGGACCAGCTGGGGGGCGGGCAAGGTTGTTACAGCGGCTGTCTCTGGCTTCGTCATAGCTATTGTCTATGTTGGGTACGGAGCCTACGCAGCGATACTCCTACACTGGTTTTTCGACTTCTACTTTGAAGTAGCGATCGTTGGAGGCTCTATCTTAGGCGGCCTTTTCTCCATAGTTCCCTATCTCGTTTCTTTGACCGCGCTAGTTGTTGGAGCCTTGTCCCTGCTGGTTGCAATCGCATGGGCAATTAGGAGAGTCAAAAGGAAAATAGTGCTTCGAGAAAGTCCAACGACTTATAAGACACCCGAACCCGAAGCTCCACCTGTTCAGGCGTAGGAGCTTGCATCACCGTCAAGTTCGAAAGAATTGAAGTTGAGCCGTTCAGACCATAAGGAATCCGAGCATTCTTCCGAAAACCAATCAAGATCTAGTCCGGAGTTTGCCCTTGGCAAGAACTATGAACCGGCAGTGGAAGAAACCAAATGGCAGGAGTACTGGCGCCAGAACGACATTTACCACTTCGACGCCCACGAAAAATCCCTCAAGACGTTCAGCATCGACACGCCTCCCCCGTATCCCAGCGGCGACTTTCATGTCGGAAACGCGTTGAACTGGTGCTACATCGATTTCGTAGCACGCTACAAACGGATGAAGGGGTTCAACGTGCACTTTCCCCAAGGCTGGGACTGCCACGGCCTCCCGACAGAAGTTAGAGTTGAACAGACATTCAAAGTGCGAAAAAACGACCTGCCTCCAGAACAGTTCATCGAAATGTGCCGAAAACTCACGGGCGAGTATATCACCAAGATGAAGCAATCAATGAATCGGCTTGGAATATCCTCGGACTGGTCACTAGAATACAGAACAATGGACCCAGCTTACTACAAGCTCACTCAACTTTCCTTCCTCCAACTGTACAAGTCCAACCATCTCTACCGCGGAGAACATCCTGTGAACTGGTGTCCCCGCGACGAAACGGCAATAGCAGAAGCAGAGGTGGTGTACCATGAACGTAAAGGAATCCTATACTTCATGAAGTTCGGATCATCTAACGATAACGTCGAGATCGCATCGACGCGACCGGAACTTCTCGCCGCCTGCGTCGGAATAGCAGTCAACCCAAAGGATGAGAGGTACAAAGCGATTGTAGGAAAAAACATGACGGTGCCAATCTTCGGCCAGAAAGCCCGGGTAATAGCCGACGATGAAGTGGATTCCCAATACGGCACTGGCGCGGTAATGATATGCACCTTCGGGGACAAGACAGACGTCAGATGGCAAAAAAAATACCATCTCCCGGTCATCAAGGCGCTTACAGAAAGCGGCAGATTATCCGTTGATGACCCCCGGTTCAAAGGCCTCAAGACAGAGGAAGCAAGAAAGAAAATTGTTGCAGAGCTACGAGCTCAAGGACTGATCAACAAGACCGAGACAACACAACAGAACATCGGAACATGTTGGCGATGCCAAACGCCCGTCGAGATCATCGCAAGACCCCAATGGTTCATGAAGACCCGGGACATGACACGCAACGTCGTAGAATGGGCTGGAAAGCTGGATTGGATCCCACCCTTCGCCAAGCAACGTCTCATCGATTGGGCCGAATCCCTCGACTGGGACTGGGTAATATCCCGACAGAGAATTTTCGCTACACCGATACCGATCTGGTATTGCACAAAGTGTCACACATCAATACTCCCAGATGAAAGCAAGCTCCCTGTGGATCCTCGAAAGGACAAACCGCCACAAGAAAAATGCTCGAACTGCGGGAGCCAGGAACTTATTGGTGAAACGGACGTGCTTGATACCTGGATGGACTCATCCATAACCGCTCCCGTCCACGCAGGCTGGCCAAACGATTCAGACCTATTCGCAAGACTCTTCCCGGCAGACTTACAACCCAACGGTCTCGATATCGTTCGAACGTGGGACTACTATCTCCTTGTTAGAAATCTCGCGTTATTCCGCACCGCCCCTTACAAAACGCTCCTAATCAACGGGATGGTGAAAGGGACCGATGGTCGTATGATGCACAAATCCTACGGAAACTATGTGGAAGCCGACGAGGCAATCAGAAAAGTGGGAGCAGACGCACTTCGACAATGGGCAGCTGCAGGAGGATCGACCGGCTATGACATACCATTCCGCTGGAACGAACTCGAATACGGGAAAAAGTTCCTGACGAAGCTCTGGAACGTAGCTAGGTTTGTTCTCACCAACAGAACCGAATCCCTTTCTCTGAAAAAACCTACGAATCCGCCACTCATCGATCGTTGGCTTCTGGCCTCCATTCAGAAGTTGACAGAGCAGGTATCAGACGCCTTTGAAACGTTCCAGTTCAACGTGGCTTTGGAAGCGATCAGAAACTTCACGTGGCATGCGCTGGCTGATGATTACTTGGAAGCGGTAAAGCATAGACTTCAAGCTGGAGGGAACTCGGCTGACTTCAAAGCAACTCAATATTGCTTGCAAGAGGCGCTTCTTACTATTTGCAAGCTCCTCGCACCCATATGCCCTCATATGTCAGAGGCGATTTACCATCAATTCCCATCAGGAATCGCCAAGAGTATACACCAAGAACACTGGCCGGAGCGCGACAGACCCATCGACGACACATCGATTCACAACGGCGCACTCCTCTTAAACGTCATCGCTCAGCTTCGTCGCGAAAAGTCCTCAAAGGGTCTCTCATTAGGTTCGAATATCAAAAAAATCGTCGTAAGAACCGACGCGGAGAACCTGCACCTTCTGAAAGAGAACGAGGAAACCATTCTCAAAACGCTCAAAGCTGATTCAATCGAACTCGAACGCTCGCCCACAAACCCAAGCCAGGGAAGAGAGCAGACCCCTGGATTCAGGGTTGAACTTATTGTATAGTCGAGTCTTTTCTTCTTGGAAGACCAGTGGCTATGGAACACTCCCGCTCAGAACTGTCCAGTTGCAGCCTCATTGTTCCTCTGACCGAGGGAGGAACGAATCGTTGAATTGGCGCGACTGGTTTGCTCGTTTACGTCTTAGAGTCAATGACCGATAGAGTCTCTCGTCCGTTCGTCTGCGAAGAGTTGGACCCTTCCACAATTCTGGCAAACGAAGGCATCGAGGTGTAAAACGCCCTCTCCCAGCTCGGCCCAGTTCCCAAATAGGAGATGCGCGGCCCCACTCGTTCCTCCCGTCCGGAACGGAATGTCTCCCATATCGGTCATACCGACATTGCAAGAGGAACATTTTACGAGAAAGCTGGTTTGAGCTGAAGATTCCGACAATTTTTACCGCTTAAGATTGCATCCGTTGAGAAGCTTAAGCTTTGCTCGGCCGTTATCATCACGGTCGGCCATGAGGCGACCGGTTGCTCAATGCTGGAAACGCTCTGGTTACTCGAGAAGCCGTCGAATCGCTGAGAAGCGTTCCCAGACGATGACCATTGCCTTGAAGGCTTCGCTAAGGCCAAACGCTTCGGCTCAATCGTTCAGTCCATAGTTTTCATACAAGAAGTCAAGTCTTATATCATGACAGGAGTAAAATCTTCCGCGAAGGCGTCAGTTGGACCAACAGGTCAGATTGAGAATGGTTTCCTTGCAAGTTCTCGATTGCAGCAATCCTTTTCATGTTGACCGCAAAACGGTTTAGACTCCTTAGCAAACACAAAGGATGGCAAGAAAAATGGGAGAAGAGAGACCGAGAAGAAGTTACGGCAGAAAAGGCGGCTACCCTAGAAGCGGCGGAGGAAGTAGTGGAGGAGGTTACGGCAGAGGCGGAGGGGGCGGAAGCTACGGCCGCGGCGGGGGAGGCGGCGGTCGAGGATACGATCGTGGTTACGATCGCGGGCAGGACCGGAACCGCGGACCGGCACCAGTAGAAGAAGGCCAAGAGGTCGACG from Candidatus Bathyarchaeia archaeon encodes the following:
- a CDS encoding TRAM domain-containing protein, which codes for MGEERPRRSYGRKGGYPRSGGGSSGGGYGRGGGGGSYGRGGGGGGRGYDRGYDRGQDRNRGPAPVEEGQEVDVTIDSVGKRGDGIARINNFVVFVPGTNQGDQVKVRITSVRGNFATGEVVTGE